ATCCTCAAGTACCTCGGACCCGAACCCACGGTCGCGGCATAGCCCCTGGTTAACGGCTGGTTAGCCGCGGGTTAGCCGCTCGTTATAGCTCGGTGCGCAACGCCCAGAGCTCCGGAAACAACACAACGTCGAGCATCGTGCGCAGATACGCGACGCCGGAGGTGCCGCCGGTGCCGCGCTTGAAGCCGATGACGCGCTCCACCGTGGTGACGTGGCGGAAGCGCCAGAGCCGGAACGCATCTTCGAGATCCACCAGTTCTTCTCCCATCTGGTAGAGATCCCAATAGCGCGTTGGGTCGCGATACACCTGGAGCCACGCCGCTTTGACGCCGTCCTGGGTGACGTACGCCTGCGTCCAGTCGCGCTCAAGTGCTTCCGCGGGGAGTGCGAGGCCTCGCCGGGCCATCAGCCGGAGCGTTTCGTCGTAGAGCGACGGCGCGCGCCACACGGCATCGACCGCCGCGAGCAGGTCCGGGCGGTGCGCGTGGATCTTGAGCATGCCGGCGTTCTTATTGCCCAACATGAATTCGATCTGCCGGTACTGCGCACTTTGAAAGCCGCTGCTGTTGGAGAGATACGGGCGAATCGCCGAGTATTCCGGCGGCGTCATCGTGGCCAACACGTCCCAGGCGTGCACGAGTTGCTCCATAATGCGCGACACGCGCGCGAGCATCTTGAACGCTTCGGGCAACTGATCGGCCGCCACGTGGCGCACCGCCCCGTGCATCT
The genomic region above belongs to Gemmatimonadota bacterium and contains:
- the kynA gene encoding tryptophan 2,3-dioxygenase translates to MSEPTQGEAYLTQEGARLDFAKAMSYGDYLHLDEVLNAQHPLSPEHNELLFIIQHQTSELWMKLMLHEMHGAVRHVAADQLPEAFKMLARVSRIMEQLVHAWDVLATMTPPEYSAIRPYLSNSSGFQSAQYRQIEFMLGNKNAGMLKIHAHRPDLLAAVDAVWRAPSLYDETLRLMARRGLALPAEALERDWTQAYVTQDGVKAAWLQVYRDPTRYWDLYQMGEELVDLEDAFRLWRFRHVTTVERVIGFKRGTGGTSGVAYLRTMLDVVLFPELWALRTEL